One part of the Salinivirga cyanobacteriivorans genome encodes these proteins:
- the fsa gene encoding fructose-6-phosphate aldolase produces MKFFIDTANLDQIREAQDLGVLDGVTTNPSLMAKEGIKGEDNIKNHYKTICDIVDGDVSAEVIATDFDGIVKEGEALAALHEQIVVKVPMIKDGIKAIKYFSDKGIRTNCTLVFSPGQALLAAKAGATYVSPFIGRLDDISTDGVELIRQIADMYNYYGFETEVLAASIRHTMHIIQCVEAGADVATCPLNAILGLLKHPLTDAGLEKFLADYKKLNG; encoded by the coding sequence ATGAAATTTTTTATTGACACTGCAAATCTTGATCAAATTCGCGAAGCCCAGGACCTTGGTGTGCTGGACGGTGTAACAACAAATCCTTCTTTAATGGCCAAAGAGGGCATCAAAGGCGAAGACAATATCAAGAACCATTATAAAACCATTTGCGACATTGTTGATGGCGACGTTAGCGCTGAAGTAATTGCTACTGATTTTGACGGTATTGTTAAAGAAGGAGAAGCTTTAGCTGCACTTCATGAGCAAATCGTAGTTAAGGTTCCGATGATCAAAGATGGAATAAAAGCCATTAAATATTTCTCCGACAAAGGAATACGCACAAACTGCACATTGGTATTTTCACCCGGCCAGGCATTACTTGCTGCAAAAGCTGGTGCAACTTACGTATCACCTTTCATTGGCCGTCTTGACGATATTTCTACCGATGGAGTAGAGCTAATCAGGCAAATAGCCGACATGTACAACTATTATGGATTTGAAACTGAAGTGCTGGCAGCATCTATCAGGCACACCATGCACATTATACAATGTGTTGAAGCCGGTGCTGATGTCGCTACATGTCCGCTGAATGCAATTCTTGGCCTGTTAAAACACCCATTGACAGATGCTGGGTTAGAAAAATTCCTTGCTGATTACAAAAAACTTAACGGATAG
- the rpsO gene encoding 30S ribosomal protein S15, with product MNLTVEKKRELFKKFGKDENDSGATEAQIALFTERISHLTQHLKTNRKDFGTQRALLAMVGKRRSLLDYLKKKDIEKYRSLIKELKIRK from the coding sequence ATGAATTTGACAGTAGAAAAGAAAAGAGAGCTTTTCAAAAAGTTCGGTAAGGATGAGAACGACTCTGGCGCTACAGAAGCACAAATTGCGCTTTTTACAGAACGTATTAGTCATCTTACGCAACATTTGAAAACAAACCGTAAGGATTTTGGTACGCAGCGTGCGCTACTTGCTATGGTAGGGAAGCGTCGTAGTTTGCTTGATTACCTTAAGAAGAAAGATATTGAAAAATATCGTTCCTTAATTAAAGAACTCAAGATTCGCAAGTAA
- the pnp gene encoding polyribonucleotide nucleotidyltransferase yields the protein MNIIQKTIPLADGREITLETGKLAKQADGSVVLRLGDTMLLATVVSAQEAKEDVDFMPLSVEYKEKFAAAGRFPGGFLRREGRPGDNEILIARLVDRALRPLFPDDYHADTFVTIELISAEAGVMPDALAGLAASAALAVSDVPFHGPISECRVARIDGQLKVNPTSEEVENADIDLLVGATIDNILMVEGEMDEVSEEEMIEAIGFAHEEIKKQCQVQIEMAEELGTTEKRTYSHEENDEDLEKKVWDETYDKVYAVAQKAMADKQERSEAFAAVKDEFLEQFTEEDEVNESLVGRYFHDVEKKAVRNLILDEKIRLDGRKTDEIRPIWSEVDYLPTAHGSAIFTRGETQSLTTVTLGTKLDDKIIDEVMRQGKDKFLLHYNFPPYSTGDARPARGVSRREVGHGNLAHRALKRMLPNDDFPYAVRVVSDILESNGSSSMATVCAGTLALMDAGIQIRKPVSGIAMGLITDSDDRWAVLSDILGDEDHLGDMDFKVAGTRDGILATQMDIKVDGLSFDVLKKALEQAKAGRLHILDRMAETIEEPRKALKPHAPHIEQMVIPTESIGALIGPGGKIVQEIQKQTNTTIVIEERDDSGYVEVVASDLEAINNAIESIKEAIGILEVGATYKGKVKSIQTYGAFVEITPNKDGLLHISEIDWNRIRKVEDVLEVGQEIEVKLLNIDDNGKLKLSRKALLPKPNKS from the coding sequence ATGAACATTATTCAAAAAACAATTCCCCTGGCAGACGGCAGAGAAATTACGCTCGAAACAGGGAAGTTGGCCAAGCAAGCTGATGGTTCAGTTGTTTTGCGCTTAGGTGATACTATGTTGCTCGCAACAGTTGTGTCAGCTCAAGAGGCCAAAGAAGACGTGGATTTTATGCCACTCTCAGTAGAATACAAAGAAAAATTTGCAGCAGCAGGTCGTTTCCCAGGCGGGTTTTTACGTCGCGAGGGACGTCCGGGAGATAATGAAATACTTATTGCCCGTCTCGTAGACCGGGCGCTGAGACCATTGTTTCCTGATGATTATCATGCTGATACTTTTGTAACAATTGAGTTGATCAGTGCTGAAGCAGGAGTAATGCCAGATGCATTGGCCGGATTGGCAGCATCAGCAGCATTAGCCGTTTCAGATGTACCGTTTCACGGCCCTATTTCAGAGTGCCGCGTAGCACGCATTGATGGGCAGCTTAAGGTTAATCCTACTTCCGAAGAGGTTGAAAACGCTGATATTGACCTCCTTGTAGGCGCAACCATAGACAATATTCTGATGGTTGAAGGCGAAATGGATGAGGTCAGTGAAGAAGAGATGATTGAAGCAATTGGTTTTGCTCACGAAGAAATTAAGAAGCAATGCCAGGTGCAAATTGAAATGGCTGAAGAATTAGGTACAACTGAAAAACGCACCTATTCGCACGAGGAAAACGACGAAGACCTTGAGAAAAAAGTCTGGGACGAAACTTATGATAAAGTGTATGCTGTTGCACAAAAGGCAATGGCCGATAAGCAGGAGCGTTCAGAAGCTTTTGCTGCAGTTAAAGATGAATTTCTAGAGCAGTTTACAGAAGAAGATGAAGTTAATGAATCACTTGTAGGCCGATACTTTCACGATGTAGAGAAAAAAGCTGTACGTAATCTCATTCTTGATGAGAAAATTCGCCTCGATGGCCGCAAAACAGATGAAATACGACCCATTTGGAGTGAGGTAGATTATTTACCAACAGCTCACGGATCAGCCATCTTTACAAGGGGTGAAACTCAGTCTTTAACCACAGTTACGCTGGGAACTAAACTCGACGATAAAATAATTGATGAGGTGATGCGCCAGGGGAAAGATAAATTCTTGTTGCATTACAACTTTCCACCATATTCAACAGGTGACGCACGTCCGGCAAGAGGTGTCAGTCGTCGTGAAGTAGGTCACGGAAACCTTGCTCACAGAGCATTGAAACGTATGTTGCCCAATGACGATTTTCCCTATGCTGTTCGCGTAGTATCTGACATTCTAGAGTCAAATGGTTCGTCATCGATGGCTACCGTATGCGCTGGAACTTTGGCACTTATGGATGCCGGAATTCAGATTCGTAAGCCTGTGTCAGGTATTGCCATGGGACTAATTACAGATTCAGATGACCGTTGGGCTGTGCTTAGCGATATTCTGGGTGATGAGGATCATCTTGGCGACATGGACTTTAAAGTTGCAGGTACGCGTGATGGTATTCTGGCCACTCAAATGGATATTAAAGTCGACGGACTATCATTTGATGTGCTTAAAAAAGCGCTTGAACAGGCCAAAGCAGGTCGTCTGCATATACTTGATCGTATGGCAGAAACCATTGAAGAGCCGCGCAAAGCACTTAAACCACATGCACCGCATATTGAGCAAATGGTTATCCCAACCGAATCTATTGGTGCATTAATTGGCCCCGGAGGAAAAATTGTTCAGGAAATACAAAAGCAAACTAATACCACCATCGTTATCGAAGAGCGCGACGATAGCGGGTACGTTGAAGTGGTTGCTTCCGACCTTGAAGCCATCAACAATGCTATTGAAAGCATAAAAGAGGCCATCGGTATTCTTGAAGTTGGTGCTACTTACAAAGGAAAAGTGAAATCTATTCAAACCTATGGTGCTTTTGTAGAGATTACACCGAATAAAGATGGGTTGCTTCATATTTCTGAAATCGACTGGAATCGCATTCGTAAAGTAGAGGATGTACTCGAAGTTGGTCAGGAAATCGAAGTAAAACTGTTAAATATTGACGACAATGGTAAGTTAAAGCTTTCGCGCAAAGCATTACTTCCAAAGCCTAATAAAAGCTAA
- a CDS encoding ComEC/Rec2 family competence protein: MQDIIRNNPFLRLLIPFLAGILLGFCFNSSFDEVTTYIIYVLIGILGFTLLFAINRFIWLQDLLIISIFFLFGVSRTADTYVEPQQYEDKVVFSAQISDYPDSTKNSLKLELDLGWQITDSGRQEMRGNAFVYLSREDSISLDLGDYLLLKAKPDLIANQGNPGEFDFSGWAASKGFFYQFYVNDENWVRLNKTPEFNLSIYLKKLRRQIFNYYRKSGISDKQLAVFSALTLGDKSMLEHDLRQGYVAAGLMHVLAVSGLHVGIIYLVISHLLKPLSKTQWGKILRFIISVFVLWGYAMFTGMSPSVSRAATMFTVFVIGDLLGRRYAVYNSIALAAFILLFNNPLLIASVGFQMSFLAVIGIVGFYPIVYRWIYIPWKTLDKIWQLMAVSIAAQIITTPLSLYYFHQFPLLFLLSNLLMVPLATLLMYLFVLLLVFMPFPFIALRIGQVVDFFASLMNAFTGWIKALDWSTVSSVYISDIQLVLLYLLVAVSTYWGIRTNYRNLKKVFIVLFLFVITVFWQNFIRTNNHSFIVFNTFGEPLTMQISGQNYQLYNPDSIENTTWFTDPLKVKFGLNQSETRNAELVNSSPYVVWGKMPNRAIFFDADLYPEHEKIKCKWLVLSSGSPFKLLPLLEKIEAVKVIADASVSQFKVEKWQEQLKDSNIDFHNVKSEGAFVAKW, from the coding sequence ATGCAGGATATTATTCGCAATAATCCGTTTCTGCGGTTGCTTATACCTTTCCTTGCAGGCATATTGCTGGGATTTTGCTTTAACTCATCCTTTGATGAGGTTACTACCTATATCATTTATGTTCTGATTGGCATCTTGGGGTTTACATTATTGTTTGCAATAAACAGATTTATCTGGCTACAGGATCTGCTTATAATCTCGATATTCTTTTTATTTGGAGTTAGCCGTACAGCAGATACATATGTTGAGCCGCAACAATATGAAGATAAAGTGGTTTTTTCAGCTCAAATTTCTGATTACCCCGATAGCACAAAGAATAGTCTCAAATTAGAACTGGATTTGGGCTGGCAAATTACGGATTCAGGAAGACAAGAGATGAGGGGCAATGCATTTGTTTACCTTTCCAGGGAGGATTCAATAAGCCTCGATTTAGGCGATTACCTTTTATTGAAAGCTAAACCAGATTTAATTGCCAATCAGGGAAACCCGGGAGAGTTTGATTTCAGTGGCTGGGCTGCATCTAAAGGTTTTTTTTATCAGTTTTATGTGAATGATGAGAACTGGGTCAGGCTCAATAAAACCCCGGAATTTAATCTATCAATATATCTGAAAAAGCTTCGCCGGCAAATCTTTAATTATTATCGTAAGTCTGGCATAAGCGACAAACAACTGGCAGTTTTTTCGGCACTTACCCTCGGCGATAAATCTATGCTCGAACATGATTTGCGGCAAGGCTATGTGGCAGCAGGATTAATGCATGTGTTGGCTGTTAGTGGTTTACATGTGGGTATTATTTATCTTGTGATTTCGCATTTATTAAAACCACTTTCAAAAACCCAATGGGGCAAAATACTTCGGTTTATAATTTCAGTATTTGTGCTGTGGGGTTATGCAATGTTTACAGGTATGTCTCCCTCTGTTTCACGAGCTGCTACAATGTTTACAGTATTTGTAATCGGAGACTTGCTGGGTAGGCGTTATGCAGTTTATAATTCCATTGCGCTTGCTGCATTTATTCTACTTTTTAATAATCCTTTATTAATTGCCAGTGTAGGTTTTCAAATGTCTTTTCTTGCCGTTATTGGAATTGTAGGGTTTTACCCAATTGTTTACCGGTGGATTTACATTCCCTGGAAAACGCTCGACAAAATTTGGCAACTTATGGCAGTTTCTATTGCTGCCCAAATCATAACCACACCGCTTAGCTTATATTATTTTCATCAATTCCCACTGCTATTTTTATTGTCGAATTTATTAATGGTTCCATTGGCTACCTTATTAATGTATTTGTTCGTATTGCTACTGGTGTTTATGCCATTCCCTTTTATTGCTTTGCGCATAGGGCAGGTGGTAGATTTTTTTGCTTCATTAATGAATGCTTTTACAGGCTGGATAAAAGCTTTAGACTGGTCTACAGTAAGCTCTGTGTACATATCTGATATACAGCTAGTATTGCTTTATTTGTTAGTAGCTGTTAGTACATATTGGGGCATTAGAACCAATTATAGGAATCTTAAGAAAGTTTTTATCGTATTGTTTTTATTTGTAATAACAGTTTTTTGGCAAAATTTCATACGAACAAATAATCATTCTTTTATAGTGTTTAATACTTTTGGAGAGCCATTAACCATGCAAATTAGCGGGCAAAACTACCAACTTTATAATCCTGATAGTATTGAAAACACAACCTGGTTCACCGATCCGCTTAAAGTAAAATTTGGGCTTAATCAAAGTGAAACCCGAAATGCTGAATTAGTCAATAGTTCGCCTTATGTTGTATGGGGTAAAATGCCAAATAGAGCCATTTTTTTCGATGCCGACCTCTATCCGGAGCATGAGAAAATTAAATGTAAATGGTTGGTCTTATCTTCTGGCAGTCCATTCAAATTATTGCCATTGCTTGAAAAAATCGAGGCCGTTAAAGTAATAGCTGATGCTTCTGTTTCGCAATTTAAGGTAGAAAAGTGGCAGGAGCAACTCAAAGATTCTAACATTGATTTTCATAATGTTAAAAGTGAGGGGGCTTTTGTCGCAAAATGGTGA